In one window of Candidatus Lernaella stagnicola DNA:
- a CDS encoding sulfatase, whose product MNAPHRKPSFLDLRAPLFALGLVIIAAFVVGCRQAAAQGYEGHLFWRAVFSVERAAQPWALAAAVVAWLQFTILIFVFGYRRRAALTLGTGWLLAMMLARSLPDLVMRIAHRIPPERLPVFAREPEAMGAFLNRIVTSFFLPERLWENLAATPALWIVPLLLPVLLGLALAPAWYFVARRWTTRDAMKLNVVSWTAYFAVLVVSAALPTAASALTRPETKRPDVVLISIDTLRRDMLGVYGRLPSPTPNLDRLAAQGTVAADMRAPSSWTLPSHAALLTGLRPWRLGIAKVTDRLPNTAWTLAEQLATAGYDTHAIVTHLFVDAPYGFAQGFDRMSHPPSERATEVVSEGVDYLARRGGDPAFLFLHFYDPHWPYQPPDNVPPEWLADVSPAARREVDRHDDAFALVDALRQGPPEWTAAAWALYRAEIWATDDAIGRLLEAIEQSGRPTIIAVVSDHGEMFGAHDMYGHGMTLFEGEIRVPCIVAGPGVPAGRTLDGPTSLMDVAPSILELLEFPAPTQIDGRSFVDALKTNRRAPTRWIAGENHWLSSQPVRYLCDGEWKWQSGLHDTVKGREVEYPEAWYFLPDDPDENVPFTADEPVPQLEELLQLLFAEKRAGEAPVPLSQAERERLKSLGYLP is encoded by the coding sequence ATGAACGCCCCCCACCGAAAACCGAGTTTTCTTGATTTGCGGGCGCCGCTGTTTGCGCTGGGCCTCGTGATCATTGCGGCCTTCGTCGTCGGCTGCCGGCAAGCGGCCGCGCAGGGTTACGAGGGGCACTTGTTTTGGCGCGCGGTGTTCTCGGTGGAACGCGCCGCGCAACCGTGGGCGCTGGCGGCGGCGGTCGTCGCTTGGCTGCAGTTCACGATTTTGATTTTTGTGTTCGGTTATCGTCGGCGGGCGGCGCTGACGCTCGGGACCGGCTGGCTGCTGGCGATGATGCTCGCGCGGTCGCTGCCGGATCTGGTGATGCGGATCGCGCACCGCATTCCGCCCGAGCGGCTGCCCGTGTTCGCTCGTGAGCCGGAGGCGATGGGCGCTTTTCTCAATCGCATCGTCACCTCCTTCTTCCTGCCCGAGCGACTGTGGGAGAACCTCGCGGCCACGCCCGCCTTGTGGATCGTGCCGCTGCTCTTACCGGTTTTGCTGGGGTTGGCGCTGGCCCCCGCGTGGTACTTCGTCGCCCGCCGGTGGACGACCCGAGACGCCATGAAACTAAACGTCGTGTCGTGGACCGCGTACTTCGCCGTGCTCGTTGTGTCGGCGGCGCTACCCACGGCGGCATCGGCGTTGACGCGCCCTGAAACCAAGCGACCCGACGTCGTGTTGATCAGCATCGACACATTGCGGCGGGACATGCTCGGCGTGTACGGCCGCTTGCCCAGCCCGACACCCAACCTGGATCGTCTCGCGGCCCAGGGCACCGTCGCGGCCGATATGCGCGCGCCGTCAAGCTGGACGCTTCCCTCGCACGCGGCGCTGCTGACCGGCCTGCGGCCCTGGCGCCTGGGCATTGCCAAGGTGACCGACCGGTTGCCGAACACGGCTTGGACCCTCGCGGAGCAACTTGCTACCGCCGGGTACGACACGCATGCCATCGTCACCCACCTGTTCGTCGACGCGCCCTACGGGTTCGCGCAGGGCTTCGACCGGATGTCGCACCCGCCGTCGGAGCGAGCCACCGAGGTCGTCTCTGAAGGCGTTGATTACCTGGCGCGGCGCGGCGGCGATCCGGCGTTCTTGTTCCTGCATTTCTACGATCCCCACTGGCCCTACCAGCCGCCCGACAACGTGCCGCCCGAGTGGCTGGCCGACGTGTCGCCGGCGGCGCGGCGGGAAGTCGACCGGCACGACGACGCCTTTGCGTTGGTCGATGCCCTGCGGCAAGGGCCGCCGGAGTGGACGGCGGCGGCGTGGGCTTTGTATCGCGCCGAGATCTGGGCGACCGACGACGCCATTGGGCGCTTGCTCGAGGCGATCGAGCAGAGCGGTCGCCCCACGATTATCGCGGTGGTTTCCGATCACGGCGAAATGTTCGGCGCCCATGACATGTACGGACACGGGATGACGTTGTTTGAAGGCGAGATTCGCGTGCCGTGCATCGTGGCCGGTCCGGGAGTACCGGCGGGGCGCACCTTGGATGGGCCGACGAGTTTAATGGACGTGGCGCCGTCGATTCTGGAACTGCTGGAGTTCCCCGCGCCGACGCAGATCGACGGGCGCAGTTTTGTCGACGCGCTGAAAACCAACCGGCGCGCGCCGACTCGGTGGATCGCCGGCGAAAACCACTGGCTCTCTTCTCAGCCGGTGCGCTATTTGTGCGACGGCGAGTGGAAATGGCAGAGCGGATTGCACGACACCGTCAAGGGCCGTGAAGTCGAGTATCCGGAGGCGTGGTATTTCCTGCCCGACGATCCGGACGAAAACGTGCCGTTTACAGCCGACGAACCGGTGCCCCAGTTGGAGGAACTGCTTCAACTACTTTTTGCCGAAAAACGCGCGGGCGAGGCGCCGGTGCCCCTGTCGCAGGCCGAACGCGAGCGCCTCAAATCGTTAGGTTATCTTCCCTGA
- a CDS encoding DegT/DnrJ/EryC1/StrS family aminotransferase gives MKAVPRFSPGFSRPEWRRAVAALASGHITRGEGAAAFSRDLAVYLGVKHALLTPSARMGLWLALRAMDLGPGEIVFPGLTYYAMPAAAKLAGLTPRFVDVDDRLLLDLDRLPAVLNENTRAIVPTHLYGRTVDMTRLTALAEERGIPVVEDIAQALGAKWNGRRVGTFGTLAVATFGPTKNITALGGACLFTDDDEIAERLQRGMKAVAPATGLSTLRSLMFAVAMAVASWPPLFRLVVAPLLKLGRMRGVDIIAKATDDQPTDFADGVPPWFFQGGVGHLMGEVGRASLAAMDERNARRRANGERLAAALSEQNGCLVPQPFPGEESIFMSFPALVDGPEQFADALLARGVDTARGYMSACADLPMFASEDDCPRARDAVARMVHLPVHPGMAAANIDGVAAVVRDVLAGSS, from the coding sequence ATGAAAGCCGTACCGCGATTTTCACCTGGATTCTCCCGGCCCGAATGGCGTCGCGCCGTGGCCGCGCTCGCGTCCGGACACATCACCCGGGGCGAAGGGGCGGCGGCCTTCTCACGCGATTTGGCGGTGTACTTAGGCGTCAAACACGCGTTGCTGACGCCCAGCGCGCGCATGGGTTTATGGCTGGCGTTGCGCGCCATGGACCTGGGCCCCGGCGAAATCGTGTTTCCCGGATTGACCTACTACGCCATGCCCGCAGCAGCCAAGCTGGCCGGTTTGACCCCTCGTTTCGTGGACGTGGACGACCGCTTGCTGCTGGATCTCGACCGTCTGCCCGCCGTGCTAAACGAGAATACGCGGGCCATCGTCCCTACGCATCTGTACGGCCGCACCGTCGACATGACGCGCCTGACCGCGCTGGCCGAGGAACGCGGCATTCCCGTCGTGGAAGATATCGCCCAAGCCCTGGGCGCGAAGTGGAACGGGCGTCGCGTCGGCACCTTCGGCACGCTGGCCGTGGCGACGTTCGGCCCGACGAAAAACATCACCGCCTTAGGCGGCGCGTGCCTGTTTACCGACGACGACGAAATCGCCGAACGTTTGCAGCGCGGCATGAAAGCCGTTGCCCCGGCGACCGGATTATCGACCTTACGATCCCTGATGTTTGCCGTGGCGATGGCCGTGGCGTCGTGGCCGCCGCTTTTCCGCCTGGTGGTGGCGCCGCTGCTCAAGTTGGGCCGAATGCGGGGCGTGGATATCATCGCCAAGGCGACCGACGACCAGCCGACGGATTTCGCCGATGGCGTGCCGCCGTGGTTTTTTCAGGGCGGCGTCGGACACCTGATGGGCGAGGTCGGCCGAGCGAGCCTCGCGGCCATGGACGAGCGCAACGCCCGCCGGCGGGCCAATGGCGAACGCCTGGCCGCGGCACTGAGCGAGCAAAACGGTTGTCTCGTGCCGCAGCCTTTCCCGGGCGAGGAATCGATCTTCATGAGCTTTCCCGCGTTGGTTGACGGGCCGGAGCAGTTCGCCGACGCGTTGCTGGCGCGGGGCGTGGATACGGCGCGCGGGTACATGAGCGCGTGCGCCGATCTGCCGATGTTCGCCTCCGAAGACGATTGCCCGCGGGCCCGCGACGCCGTGGCGCGTATGGTGCATTTGCCGGTGCATCCGGGCATGGCGGCGGCGAACATCGACGGCGTGGCCGCGGTGGTGCGCGACGTGCTGGCGGGTTCGTCATGA
- a CDS encoding response regulator, with product MRNQRIIMAAVVIALVVAAHVLYYQYVSSQVTELAWDHVNNLDRARMLRLVMQIPLLIDLAMICGLIAWVAVRSQEIKELDTLRDRHTSLRRTLEKDRRISDTESRVQNMFENSPHLMMLFDEEGRLLLANRMAIDIFLLDRKPLSDVVLTDLLSDGPIEKFEDLREALQTQGAQRMQVTFQRADHERFTSEVEIVAFDGSKGEQLISLTIESPPVKKTPSRSSTDRPFVLVADDEKLVRLMMESMVDRLGYQPLSATTGREAVEQFRAYSDRIVAVVLDQVMPDVDGITASEEIRRLAPDVPILFCSGYADLPSDAPSDQKARLIRKPFSFEDFSLALTAALEQKTRT from the coding sequence ATGCGCAATCAACGGATCATCATGGCGGCAGTGGTGATCGCCTTGGTCGTGGCGGCCCACGTCTTGTATTACCAATATGTGTCTTCACAAGTGACGGAACTGGCTTGGGACCACGTCAATAATCTCGATCGCGCGCGCATGCTGCGGCTGGTGATGCAAATACCCCTACTGATCGATTTGGCGATGATTTGCGGCCTAATCGCGTGGGTCGCCGTTCGCAGCCAGGAAATCAAGGAATTGGACACGCTGCGCGACCGCCACACCAGCTTGCGCCGCACGCTGGAAAAAGATCGGCGGATCTCCGACACCGAAAGCCGCGTCCAAAACATGTTCGAAAACTCGCCGCATTTGATGATGCTGTTCGATGAAGAAGGCCGCCTGCTGCTGGCGAACCGGATGGCCATCGACATTTTCCTCTTGGACCGCAAACCGCTGTCGGACGTTGTGTTGACCGATCTGCTGTCCGACGGGCCGATCGAGAAATTTGAGGACCTGCGCGAAGCGCTGCAGACGCAGGGCGCGCAACGCATGCAGGTGACCTTTCAGCGAGCCGATCACGAGCGTTTTACTTCGGAAGTTGAAATCGTCGCGTTCGACGGCAGCAAGGGCGAGCAGTTGATCTCGCTGACCATTGAATCGCCGCCGGTAAAAAAGACGCCGTCGAGATCTTCAACCGACCGCCCCTTCGTGCTGGTCGCCGACGACGAAAAATTAGTGCGGCTGATGATGGAAAGCATGGTCGACCGCCTCGGATATCAACCCCTTTCGGCAACCACCGGCCGGGAAGCCGTGGAACAGTTCCGCGCCTATAGCGACCGTATCGTCGCGGTCGTGCTCGATCAGGTCATGCCCGACGTGGACGGTATCACCGCGTCGGAGGAAATCCGCCGGCTCGCGCCCGATGTCCCGATTTTGTTTTGCAGCGGATACGCCGACCTGCCCAGCGATGCGCCCTCGGACCAAAAAGCGCGGCTGATTCGCAAGCCGTTCAGTTTCGAAGATTTCAGCTTGGCGCTCACCGCCGCCCTCGAACAAAAAACAAGAACCTAA
- a CDS encoding radical SAM protein, with amino-acid sequence MLHYDQPLYRPPSEADSLIIQAVIGCPHNACTFCDMYKSKTFRARPQREILADLETGRRLYGEGVRSLFLADGNAIVLSSRRLEEICRRAGELFPRLDRITTYGSAKYVMAKTLPELRRLREVGLSRMHMGLESGDPVTLRDIAKGATVEQIVEAGRRVVAAGMELSLYIMVGVAGTERWREHALGSAAVVSQVEPRFVRLRTFVPRRDTELFDRWRRGGLILPDPYQALAEVRLLVEKITGRTELLSDHMSNFLDVRGRFPEDRQSMLGFIDTASRWPRDRFRPDTAEWIDLGL; translated from the coding sequence GTGCTGCACTATGACCAGCCCCTGTACCGCCCGCCGTCCGAGGCCGACAGTCTGATTATTCAGGCGGTCATCGGCTGTCCTCACAATGCGTGCACGTTCTGCGACATGTACAAGAGCAAGACATTCCGGGCTCGGCCGCAGCGGGAAATTCTGGCCGATCTGGAAACGGGCCGCCGCTTATACGGCGAGGGCGTCCGGTCGCTGTTTCTGGCCGACGGCAACGCCATTGTCCTTTCCTCGCGCCGCCTGGAGGAAATATGCCGCCGCGCGGGCGAACTCTTCCCGCGTCTGGACCGCATTACGACCTACGGCTCGGCCAAGTACGTGATGGCGAAAACCCTGCCGGAACTCCGCCGTTTGCGCGAGGTCGGTCTGAGCCGCATGCACATGGGGTTGGAATCCGGCGATCCGGTCACGCTGCGCGACATCGCCAAGGGCGCGACCGTCGAGCAAATCGTCGAGGCGGGACGGCGCGTCGTGGCCGCCGGGATGGAGTTGTCGCTGTACATCATGGTCGGCGTCGCGGGCACCGAGCGGTGGCGGGAACACGCGCTGGGCAGTGCCGCGGTCGTCTCGCAAGTCGAGCCGCGCTTTGTACGCCTGCGCACCTTCGTTCCGCGCCGCGATACGGAGTTGTTTGATCGCTGGCGTCGCGGCGGTTTGATTTTGCCCGACCCCTACCAGGCGCTGGCCGAAGTGCGGTTGCTCGTGGAGAAGATCACGGGCCGCACGGAATTGCTTTCGGACCACATGTCGAATTTCCTCGATGTGCGGGGGCGCTTCCCGGAAGATCGGCAATCGATGCTGGGCTTTATCGACACCGCGAGCCGTTGGCCGCGCGACCGTTTTCGTCCCGACACGGCCGAGTGGATCGATCTGGGGCTTTGA
- a CDS encoding HAD-IB family hydrolase yields the protein MNRRAAVFDVDRTLLDGMSGYLFSAYLIRRREMPWRRVLHSVRALAAYRFHLATQDAIVEAGATCLAGLNVATATRLADEAVAAVIAPRLFREALAAVERHRTAGDWVLLASGSNAILIAAIARYVGAHAAVGTDCRRDNGRLLPQMAQPPCVEEGKRTLVLARLAAEGITPENAICYTDNGIDIPLVREVGAAVAVNPDRHLAAYAREHGLPIEHWREPVDPRRTRSGTSWPLKV from the coding sequence ATGAACCGCCGCGCCGCCGTTTTCGACGTGGATCGCACCTTGCTCGACGGCATGAGTGGATACCTGTTCAGCGCATATCTCATCCGACGCCGCGAGATGCCCTGGCGCCGCGTGCTGCATTCGGTCCGCGCGCTGGCGGCCTACCGATTCCATCTCGCCACTCAAGACGCCATTGTCGAGGCCGGAGCCACCTGTCTGGCAGGCCTGAACGTCGCGACGGCGACAAGACTGGCTGACGAGGCCGTGGCGGCCGTCATCGCGCCGCGCTTGTTTCGAGAGGCTTTGGCGGCGGTGGAACGACACCGCACCGCCGGTGATTGGGTGTTGCTCGCCTCGGGGTCGAACGCGATCTTGATTGCCGCAATCGCCCGTTATGTCGGCGCGCACGCGGCCGTGGGCACCGATTGCCGGCGCGATAACGGCCGTTTGCTGCCGCAGATGGCGCAGCCGCCGTGTGTCGAGGAAGGCAAGCGAACGTTGGTCCTCGCCCGTCTCGCGGCGGAGGGAATCACGCCGGAAAACGCGATCTGTTACACCGACAACGGCATCGATATACCGCTCGTGCGGGAAGTGGGCGCGGCGGTGGCCGTCAATCCGGATCGTCACCTGGCCGCTTATGCGCGCGAGCACGGGCTGCCGATTGAGCATTGGCGAGAGCCCGTCGACCCGCGCCGCACGCGCTCGGGAACCAGTTGGCCGCTCAAGGTGTGA
- a CDS encoding HD domain-containing protein, with the protein MVETHVWLAEITDKQVVEDVYFLRSKSLGTTKSGKPYLMLTLSDRTGDIAGRLWDDAERFDAAAAPGDFVLVRARGGLWKDKVQLTVSYMEAVPLEGVDPAMFLPVCPRDVEPYWQTLREVAESLPEGPYRRLSLALLDDPEFGADLHRAPAATGVHQAYVGGLLEHTCSMLLLAGKVCDHFHTLDRSLLLAGVLFHDLGKTRELSYETALEYNDGGKLVGHLVFGVEMLEQLAARAGVDAPQEIMLLKHLILSHHGRPEFGTVRVPQFAEAAVLHYLDNLDARVFQFFQAEVETTQGQWSDRKWALETAVYKIPRAEYGYQFTLPLGEPAPKKKEEAATKKDMPLFGE; encoded by the coding sequence GTGGTCGAAACACACGTATGGTTGGCGGAAATCACCGACAAACAAGTGGTTGAAGACGTTTATTTCCTGCGGTCGAAAAGCTTGGGCACGACCAAAAGCGGGAAGCCTTATCTGATGCTGACACTCAGCGACCGAACCGGCGACATCGCAGGGCGCTTGTGGGATGACGCCGAGCGCTTCGACGCCGCCGCCGCGCCGGGCGATTTCGTGCTCGTGCGGGCGCGGGGCGGGTTGTGGAAAGACAAGGTGCAGCTCACGGTTAGCTACATGGAAGCCGTGCCGCTCGAAGGTGTCGATCCGGCAATGTTCCTGCCCGTCTGCCCGCGCGATGTGGAGCCCTATTGGCAAACCTTGCGCGAGGTCGCCGAGAGTTTGCCCGAGGGGCCCTACCGGCGGCTTTCGCTCGCACTGCTGGACGATCCGGAATTCGGTGCGGACCTCCACCGCGCGCCGGCGGCAACCGGCGTGCATCAAGCCTACGTCGGCGGACTTCTTGAACACACGTGCTCGATGCTGCTACTGGCCGGGAAGGTGTGCGACCATTTCCACACACTCGACCGCAGCTTGTTGCTGGCCGGCGTATTGTTCCACGACCTGGGTAAAACCCGCGAACTAAGCTACGAGACGGCGCTGGAATACAACGACGGCGGCAAACTGGTCGGCCACTTGGTATTCGGCGTGGAGATGCTCGAGCAACTCGCCGCGCGGGCCGGCGTCGACGCGCCGCAGGAAATCATGTTGCTGAAACACCTGATTCTGTCGCACCACGGCCGGCCGGAATTCGGCACCGTGCGTGTGCCGCAGTTCGCCGAAGCGGCCGTGCTGCACTACCTGGATAATCTGGACGCGCGCGTATTTCAGTTTTTCCAAGCCGAGGTGGAGACCACGCAAGGCCAATGGAGCGACCGAAAGTGGGCGCTCGAGACCGCCGTTTACAAAATTCCGCGCGCCGAATACGGCTACCAGTTCACGCTGCCGTTGGGTGAACCGGCGCCCAAGAAAAAAGAAGAGGCGGCCACGAAGAAGGATATGCCGCTCTTCGGGGAATGA
- a CDS encoding outer membrane beta-barrel protein, with protein sequence MIVLLASPVAAQRGGRVSIVGNAGVVWPIMHHPSTERFDTHAALLSGALLNYGISDWLGLQVGLLLSEQRVETDRDENNTMTTQELVMQLRWNVLTGLWQPYLTAGANYYVVSLDPPLDDESDPGMVFGAGVELIFTDHISFGLTGRYGYIFMEHFDSGEMVSGLATLAFTF encoded by the coding sequence TTGATCGTTTTGCTCGCTTCGCCCGTGGCTGCGCAGCGCGGCGGTCGCGTTAGCATTGTGGGCAATGCCGGTGTGGTGTGGCCGATCATGCACCATCCTTCGACGGAAAGATTCGACACGCACGCCGCATTGCTTTCCGGCGCACTGCTCAATTACGGGATCAGCGATTGGCTCGGCCTACAGGTCGGTTTGCTGCTCAGCGAGCAGCGAGTCGAAACCGATCGTGACGAGAATAACACGATGACCACGCAGGAACTGGTCATGCAACTGCGCTGGAACGTGCTCACCGGGCTCTGGCAGCCGTACCTCACGGCGGGCGCGAATTACTACGTGGTCAGCCTCGACCCGCCGCTGGACGACGAAAGCGATCCAGGCATGGTTTTCGGCGCGGGCGTCGAACTGATTTTCACCGACCACATATCGTTTGGATTGACGGGTCGATACGGCTATATTTTCATGGAACACTTCGATTCGGGTGAGATGGTTTCCGGTCTCGCCACATTGGCGTTCACGTTTTAG
- a CDS encoding CoA-binding protein, whose translation MPHSLAPLFDPHKVLLVGASETTLFSAGIARYLLSGDYADRLVMVNPKHDTVYGRPAFPSISAAAAQGPFDLAIMVIPAPHVVAAIEELAAIGCRLAIVESAGFAEIGAHGRELQEQLSQTARRVGVRVLGPNCVGVVNTANGFATTEVMPECMMPGGVAFVAQSGVFGSILLDTAAAVGMRFSKAITLGNRVDLDEADFLDYLAEDETTRVVAMYLEGVADGRRFFAAMRRCTARKPVVVLKGGRTPSGAHAVGSHTASLAGHDAVFTGALKQAGGIRAATLEELTDAAKAFDACPLPQGRRIGMVTTSGSQGILAADILHDHGLELASLAPATIQRIRALTPAWVPVGNPLDLGPSGVYAEGIAALLDDPNVDALMIIVAVPWGAIKETFESGAPISFLLGEEDLLRRAAAEKPVLVAHLGHPTFTAAVAAAVGDYLPIYPNSERAARALAMLASFRK comes from the coding sequence ATGCCGCACTCGCTGGCCCCGCTGTTTGATCCGCATAAAGTCCTGCTCGTGGGCGCGAGCGAAACGACCTTGTTCTCGGCCGGCATCGCGCGCTACCTACTAAGCGGCGACTACGCCGACCGCCTGGTGATGGTCAATCCCAAACACGATACGGTTTACGGGCGACCTGCGTTCCCGAGCATCAGCGCGGCGGCCGCGCAGGGTCCGTTTGACTTGGCCATCATGGTAATACCGGCGCCGCACGTGGTGGCGGCGATCGAGGAGTTGGCGGCCATCGGCTGCCGCTTGGCGATTGTCGAGAGCGCGGGTTTTGCGGAGATCGGCGCGCACGGCAGAGAATTGCAGGAGCAACTCAGCCAAACGGCGCGGCGGGTCGGCGTGCGGGTGCTCGGTCCCAATTGTGTGGGCGTGGTCAACACGGCTAACGGTTTCGCCACGACCGAAGTCATGCCCGAATGCATGATGCCGGGCGGCGTGGCTTTCGTGGCGCAAAGCGGCGTGTTTGGGTCGATTCTGCTGGATACCGCGGCGGCGGTCGGGATGCGCTTTTCCAAGGCGATCACGCTGGGCAACCGCGTCGATTTGGACGAGGCGGATTTCCTGGATTATCTGGCGGAAGACGAAACGACGCGCGTGGTGGCCATGTACTTGGAAGGCGTGGCGGACGGGCGGCGGTTCTTTGCGGCAATGCGACGTTGCACTGCACGCAAGCCGGTCGTGGTGCTCAAAGGCGGCCGCACCCCGTCGGGAGCGCACGCCGTCGGCAGCCACACGGCGAGCCTGGCGGGCCATGACGCCGTGTTTACCGGAGCGCTCAAGCAAGCGGGCGGCATTCGCGCCGCAACCCTCGAAGAGTTGACCGACGCCGCGAAAGCGTTCGACGCATGTCCTTTGCCGCAAGGTCGCCGCATCGGCATGGTGACGACCTCCGGGTCGCAAGGCATTTTGGCGGCGGATATCCTGCACGATCACGGGTTGGAATTGGCCTCGTTGGCGCCGGCGACGATCCAGCGAATTCGCGCGCTGACGCCGGCGTGGGTGCCGGTGGGCAATCCGCTGGATTTGGGTCCTTCGGGTGTTTACGCGGAAGGAATCGCGGCGCTGTTGGACGACCCGAATGTGGACGCGTTGATGATTATCGTCGCCGTGCCGTGGGGGGCGATCAAGGAGACGTTTGAGAGCGGCGCGCCGATTTCGTTTTTGTTGGGCGAAGAAGACCTCTTGCGTCGAGCCGCCGCGGAAAAGCCGGTGCTCGTCGCGCATCTAGGGCATCCGACATTCACCGCCGCGGTGGCCGCGGCGGTCGGCGACTATCTGCCGATCTATCCGAATTCGGAGCGGGCCGCGCGGGCGCTGGCCATGTTGGCTTCGTTTAGAAAATGA
- a CDS encoding outer membrane lipoprotein carrier protein LolA — MRRVIVLTLLLSLTLCSGAWALDLNGVLAGVKARYSKAKDLTVDFEQVAKIKQLGNREKKAHGTIYLARPDKMRWVYKSPPVKEIITDGASLVIYYADEKKAYLDMAGKTFNVAEPIKILSGDIDLKHKYEAELLPEEDGRARIKLTPRRPMGFAHLVLHIEPKTFYVRRVDTVDAYGNVTRISLSTPRFNVNLPESTFVYTPQEGVEIIDAPMMDGL; from the coding sequence ATGCGACGAGTGATCGTGTTGACCCTGCTGTTGAGCTTGACGCTGTGCAGCGGCGCTTGGGCGCTGGATTTGAATGGCGTGCTCGCCGGGGTGAAAGCGCGTTACAGCAAAGCCAAGGACCTGACCGTCGATTTCGAGCAGGTGGCGAAAATCAAACAACTCGGGAATCGCGAGAAGAAAGCGCACGGCACGATCTATCTAGCCCGGCCGGACAAAATGCGCTGGGTGTACAAGTCCCCGCCCGTCAAGGAAATCATCACCGACGGGGCGAGCCTGGTGATCTATTACGCCGATGAGAAAAAAGCGTATCTGGATATGGCGGGCAAGACCTTCAACGTGGCCGAACCCATCAAGATCCTGAGCGGCGATATCGATTTGAAACATAAATACGAAGCCGAGCTTCTGCCCGAAGAAGACGGCCGTGCGCGCATCAAGCTCACGCCGCGGCGACCCATGGGCTTCGCGCATTTGGTGTTGCACATCGAGCCCAAGACCTTCTACGTGAGGCGGGTGGATACGGTGGACGCCTACGGCAACGTCACGCGAATCTCGTTGTCCACGCCGCGCTTCAATGTGAATCTTCCCGAAAGCACCTTCGTCTATACGCCCCAGGAAGGCGTCGAGATCATCGATGCGCCGATGATGGACGGCCTGTAA